Proteins from one Salinispora arenicola genomic window:
- a CDS encoding TlpA family protein disulfide reductase gives MNARRWAVGLLATVAVVALAACATPEWGKACGANADGVIECAPDQRSAAPKLAGELLDGGSYDVVKDRGQVVVVNFWGSWCAPCRAEADDLEATYQATRGAGVTFLGINVQDSRDKAIAFEEGRVTYPSLFDPGSRLALELDIPPNTIPATVVLDRDGRIAAVIRAAVKQQGLQPIVERIAAESPPPTGDR, from the coding sequence ATGAACGCCCGGAGGTGGGCCGTCGGCCTGCTCGCCACCGTGGCCGTGGTGGCGCTCGCCGCCTGCGCCACCCCGGAGTGGGGGAAGGCCTGCGGTGCCAACGCCGACGGCGTCATCGAGTGCGCCCCGGATCAGCGTTCCGCCGCTCCGAAGCTGGCCGGCGAGCTACTCGACGGCGGCAGCTACGACGTGGTGAAGGACCGCGGGCAGGTGGTGGTCGTCAACTTCTGGGGCTCGTGGTGCGCGCCCTGCCGGGCGGAAGCCGACGATCTGGAGGCCACCTACCAGGCCACCAGGGGTGCGGGGGTGACCTTCCTCGGCATCAACGTGCAGGACAGCCGGGACAAGGCGATCGCGTTCGAGGAAGGTCGGGTCACCTACCCGAGCCTGTTCGATCCCGGTAGCCGACTGGCGTTGGAACTGGACATCCCACCGAACACCATCCCCGCGACCGTCGTGCTGGACCGGGACGGGCGGATCGCGGCGGTGATCCGGGCCGCCGTCAAGCAACAGGGTCTCCAGCCGATCGTCGAGCGGATCGCCGCGGAGTCGCCCCCGCCAACCGGCGACCGCTGA
- a CDS encoding cytochrome c biogenesis CcdA family protein: MGDTFREIAQSGPLLLAVGAAALAGLVSFLSPCVLPLMPGYLSYVTGLAGADLEGRGAGDDSHHSPPVARGAPADAAGTVAVRERTARGATAAVKGRVLAGTMLFIAGFTVVFTATAVLVSTVGQVFFAYERTLEIVIGGVVVLLGLGYLGVVPGLQRELRIQRLPAAGLLGAPVLGAVFALSWLPCTGPTLGAVMGMALVDGQTNRAVVLAVAYCLGLGIPFVVFGLGFQRLLGVFRAVRRNSRWVTRIGGGLLILIGLALVTGGWTSFVTLLQTTFGTGEVSI, translated from the coding sequence ATGGGCGACACGTTCCGGGAGATCGCGCAGTCCGGCCCGCTGCTGCTCGCCGTCGGCGCGGCGGCGCTGGCCGGGCTGGTCAGCTTTCTGTCGCCGTGTGTCCTGCCGCTGATGCCCGGCTACCTGTCCTACGTGACCGGCCTGGCCGGTGCCGACCTGGAGGGCAGGGGGGCGGGCGACGACTCCCACCACTCGCCCCCGGTAGCGCGCGGAGCCCCGGCCGACGCCGCCGGGACAGTCGCGGTGCGGGAGCGGACCGCCCGGGGGGCGACCGCCGCCGTCAAGGGCCGGGTGCTCGCCGGCACGATGCTCTTCATCGCCGGCTTCACGGTCGTCTTCACCGCCACCGCGGTCCTGGTTTCCACGGTCGGCCAGGTTTTCTTCGCCTACGAGCGGACGTTGGAGATCGTCATCGGTGGCGTGGTCGTGCTGCTCGGCCTGGGCTACCTCGGCGTGGTCCCGGGGCTGCAGCGTGAGCTGCGAATCCAACGGCTGCCAGCCGCCGGGCTGCTCGGCGCGCCCGTGCTCGGCGCGGTCTTCGCGCTCAGCTGGCTGCCCTGCACCGGCCCGACCCTCGGTGCGGTGATGGGCATGGCCCTCGTCGACGGGCAGACCAACCGGGCGGTGGTGCTGGCCGTGGCGTACTGCCTCGGGCTGGGGATACCGTTCGTCGTCTTCGGGCTGGGGTTCCAACGCCTGCTCGGGGTCTTCCGCGCGGTTCGCCGTAACAGCCGGTGGGTCACCCGGATCGGTGGTGGGCTGCTGATCCTGATCGGCCTCGCGCTCGTCACCGGTGGGTGGACCAGCTTCGTGACCCTGTTGCAGACCACCTTCGGGACGGGCGAGGTGAGCATCTGA